Proteins from a genomic interval of Candidatus Hydrogenedentota bacterium:
- a CDS encoding efflux RND transporter permease subunit: MTQFLAGEVRWWTGWTKWTKWTGCTEGGVMSTLSTSSTLSILLWIGSLRCFAGLCHNSACGRPHCPRAAGWCREHVCGPPAVASCSPGKARCSGEVRSGPFPRFHLYKQALPEMPLSSCGATRGAPGARAVPPPERPVMRSITRFRPVMLTAVTTVLGLLPMALGVSYDFFAGKWIVGGESAAWWGPMAVAVIFGLSFATVLTLVVVPALYSLTANLHNAWTRTVRSATAPERSPE; this comes from the coding sequence ATGACGCAATTCTTGGCGGGGGAAGTGCGATGGTGGACGGGGTGGACGAAGTGGACGAAGTGGACAGGGTGCACAGAGGGCGGAGTCATGTCCACCCTGTCCACTTCGTCCACCCTGTCCATCCTCCTCTGGATTGGCTCTTTGCGCTGTTTTGCGGGGCTGTGCCATAATTCCGCCTGTGGCCGCCCGCATTGTCCGAGGGCGGCAGGGTGGTGTCGGGAACATGTTTGCGGGCCGCCCGCTGTGGCCTCATGCAGTCCGGGAAAGGCCCGGTGTTCCGGGGAGGTTCGGTCAGGGCCGTTTCCACGTTTTCACCTCTATAAACAGGCATTGCCGGAAATGCCATTGTCAAGCTGCGGGGCAACGCGGGGCGCGCCTGGGGCGCGCGCCGTTCCCCCGCCGGAAAGGCCAGTCATGCGGTCCATCACGCGGTTCCGCCCCGTCATGCTCACCGCCGTCACCACGGTGCTCGGCCTGCTGCCCATGGCCCTGGGCGTCAGCTACGACTTCTTTGCCGGCAAGTGGATTGTCGGCGGCGAGTCCGCCGCGTGGTGGGGGCCCATGGCCGTCGCCGTCATCTTCGGCCTGAGCTTCGCCACCGTCCTCACGCTGGTCGTCGTCCCCGCGCTCTACAGCCTCACCGCCAACCTGCACAACGCCTGGACCCGGACCGTCCGGTCCGCCACCGCCCCCGAAAGGAGCCCCGAATGA
- a CDS encoding class I SAM-dependent methyltransferase, which yields MTSQLPPDEQARRIAAHWDAAAVNNCPGWWAHPRIVQHVNARVCGRPVKGTSRGLMEKVKELFGAQVWDRGVSVGCGSGAKEMAMMDAGIVGAFTLYELSPVRVEQGRALAESRGLQDRVEFRIQDAFKAGIPDGSVDFVHWNNSLHHMMDTPVAVAWSYRILRKGGMFYMDDFIGPTRFQWSDKALELCTAVRASLPEKYLANLRRPDGREPVRVRRPDPVAFARQDPSEAADSDRIMPALRKFFPGAWTMRTGGVIYNCALAHCIQNFNPGDPDDTALLDGLLVVDDVALEIPGIESHYAVALACK from the coding sequence ATGACAAGTCAACTGCCGCCTGACGAGCAGGCGCGGCGCATCGCGGCCCACTGGGACGCGGCTGCGGTGAACAACTGTCCCGGGTGGTGGGCGCACCCCCGGATCGTTCAGCATGTCAACGCCCGCGTCTGCGGGCGTCCGGTAAAGGGGACCAGCCGGGGGCTGATGGAAAAGGTGAAAGAGCTGTTCGGGGCACAGGTCTGGGACAGGGGCGTCTCTGTGGGCTGCGGAAGCGGAGCCAAGGAGATGGCCATGATGGACGCGGGCATTGTCGGGGCCTTCACCCTGTACGAGCTCTCTCCCGTCCGTGTGGAACAGGGGCGCGCCCTTGCCGAATCCCGCGGGCTTCAGGACCGGGTGGAATTCCGCATCCAGGACGCGTTCAAGGCCGGTATTCCCGACGGAAGCGTTGATTTCGTCCATTGGAACAACTCCCTGCACCACATGATGGACACCCCGGTGGCGGTGGCCTGGAGCTATAGAATCCTCCGCAAGGGCGGCATGTTTTACATGGACGACTTCATCGGGCCGACGCGGTTTCAGTGGTCTGACAAGGCGCTTGAGCTCTGCACCGCTGTGCGGGCGTCGCTTCCGGAGAAGTATCTGGCCAACCTCAGACGTCCGGACGGCCGGGAGCCCGTTCGGGTGCGGCGTCCCGATCCCGTGGCGTTTGCGCGGCAGGATCCCAGTGAGGCGGCGGATTCCGACCGCATCATGCCCGCCCTGCGGAAGTTCTTTCCCGGGGCCTGGACCATGCGGACGGGCGGCGTGATCTACAACTGTGCCCTTGCCCACTGCATACAGAACTTCAACCCCGGAGATCCCGATGACACGGCCCTGCTGGACGGGCTGCTGGTGGTGGACGATGTCGCCCTGGAGATCCCGGGCATTGAAAGCCACTACGCTGTCGCCCTCGCATGCAAATAG
- a CDS encoding aspartate ammonia-lyase produces MTDSPTSPGGGAVRREGDLLGARDVPADALYGVHTLRARENFPLAGRPAHPELFRAFGAVKLACARVNRGLGCWAGAPEKAEALCRACAEMMEGLLDAWNVTDALQGGAGTSTNLNVNEVLANRALQLLGRPLGDHAAVSPLDDVNLHQSTNDTYPTALRLAAIRGLRALEQALVALQEAFQAKEQAFAHVVKMGRTEMQDAVLVTLGREMGAYAEAFARDRWRVYKCEERLRVVNLGGTAVGTGYAAPRRFIFQAVEELRAITGIGFARAENLVEATQNADVFVEVSGILKACAVNLLKTCGDLRLLSSGPEAGLAEIRLPRLQAGSSIMPGKVNPVLPEAVSQAAMRVLGNDQVIALAASQGNLELNAFLPLVADALLESLDLLARACALLRARCVEGITADEERCAAHVRTTSAAATALVAVLGYEAASALAKASAAEKRPIRDLALERGLLTAEDFDALFTPEAVCRLGMLDGFRFDRGPGEDHADHA; encoded by the coding sequence ATGACAGACTCCCCGACATCCCCCGGCGGGGGCGCGGTCCGCCGCGAGGGCGACCTGCTGGGCGCGCGCGACGTGCCCGCGGACGCGCTGTACGGCGTGCACACGCTGCGCGCGCGGGAAAATTTCCCCCTGGCCGGACGCCCCGCGCACCCGGAGCTGTTCCGCGCGTTCGGGGCGGTGAAGCTGGCCTGCGCGCGGGTGAACCGCGGCCTGGGCTGCTGGGCGGGGGCCCCGGAGAAGGCGGAGGCCCTGTGCCGCGCGTGCGCGGAGATGATGGAGGGGCTGCTGGACGCGTGGAACGTGACGGACGCGCTCCAGGGCGGCGCGGGCACCAGCACAAACCTGAACGTGAACGAGGTGCTGGCAAACCGGGCCCTCCAGCTTCTCGGGCGGCCGTTGGGCGACCACGCGGCCGTGTCGCCGCTGGACGACGTGAACCTGCACCAGTCCACGAACGACACCTACCCGACGGCGCTGCGGCTGGCGGCGATCCGCGGGCTGCGCGCGCTGGAGCAGGCGCTGGTGGCGCTCCAGGAGGCCTTCCAGGCGAAGGAGCAGGCCTTCGCCCATGTGGTGAAAATGGGCCGCACGGAGATGCAGGACGCCGTCCTGGTGACGCTGGGCCGCGAGATGGGCGCATATGCCGAGGCCTTCGCCCGAGACCGGTGGCGGGTCTACAAGTGCGAGGAGCGCCTGCGCGTGGTCAACCTCGGCGGCACCGCCGTCGGCACGGGCTACGCCGCGCCCCGCCGGTTCATTTTTCAGGCGGTGGAGGAGCTGCGCGCCATCACCGGCATCGGCTTCGCCCGCGCGGAGAACCTCGTCGAGGCCACGCAGAACGCCGACGTCTTCGTGGAGGTGTCGGGCATCCTGAAGGCCTGCGCCGTGAACCTGCTCAAGACCTGCGGCGACCTGCGGCTCCTGTCCTCCGGCCCCGAGGCGGGCCTCGCGGAGATCCGGCTGCCGCGCCTTCAGGCGGGGTCGTCCATCATGCCGGGCAAGGTCAACCCCGTCCTTCCCGAGGCGGTCTCGCAGGCCGCCATGAGGGTCCTCGGCAACGACCAGGTCATCGCGCTGGCGGCGTCGCAGGGAAACCTGGAGCTGAACGCCTTCCTGCCCCTTGTCGCGGACGCCCTCCTGGAGAGCCTCGACCTGCTCGCCCGCGCCTGCGCGCTCCTGCGCGCGCGGTGCGTGGAGGGCATCACCGCCGACGAGGAGCGCTGCGCCGCCCATGTGCGCACGACCTCCGCCGCGGCCACGGCGCTGGTCGCCGTGCTGGGCTACGAGGCCGCGTCCGCGCTGGCGAAGGCGTCCGCCGCCGAAAAGCGCCCGATCCGGGACCTCGCGCTGGAGCGGGGGCTCCTGACGGCGGAGGATTTCGACGCCCTGTTCACCCCGGAGGCCGTGTGCCGTCTGGGCATGCTCGACGGGTTCCGGTTTGACCGGGGTCCCGGAGAAGACCATGCAGACCACGCCTAA
- a CDS encoding glycosyltransferase yields the protein MEFSGERCIPGRKGLELLELEHRARYAAVAARCAGGRVLDLGAGAGYGTDMLAASAAHVLGVDISEEAVSFATEAYGRGNARFVQADLCADDFADIVRAAHPEPFDAVTCFEVIEHVAQPQKLLRAVRSLLAPDGLFFVSTPNIDYAFDMEAVNPHHVIEYNLPEFERCLGAEFRHVAVTGQKVHLISTVGCADGDAVTFTDWRDYGDENHVKYYAAVCTNAATAPPPLRIALRTSDAHLKILQSKLREVRKDQEVKGQRIRLLEAHLAERKDAGEAARQDEVRLLREDLARTQGDLARTQEQLARMEEELREVHEDRKQFHESLRQARDMHLRIQEDLRRVEEEGTMGAVKRINQLRRDFEAFKNHPAVRRLLRLRTPGLKLLGLLGLGPGRIAPLAAGPSRPAPQPEVPEKREDPRPFDQLLQDRTLCRNGKDMPILGEKTVERLRGELMRRPQDTLVSVIMPAWNRAETIGRAVESVLAQSYANWELIVVDDGSDDGTPEAVQAFRAANPKIRLLRIAHEGVSAARDAGLREAKGGIIAYLDSDNRWLPDYLLFSVHALLETGAKCGYSVLEIVDEDQRNAVSHRARRFDLDALLKNNYIDINIYVHRRELFEELGGFDHTLRRWVDWDVILRQTTRHDPVQIPAALCVYYRKKKLNQITLEEPQAYKFKVLNKHLIDWEELERDAPDREAGRVSIIIPVYNLPDLTRACVESIHAHSGALDYEVVLVDNGSTMDASAALRALAEHPRVFLLTNYENYMFALGNNLGAAGSSGDILVFLNNDTRVTPGWLETLTAPLREDPSVGMAGPKLLYEDGTVQAAGMAFSDRSVIPYHIYQGMPGDAPCVNKRRTFQALTAACVALRAEDFLRLRGFDPLYVNGGEDLDLCFRVTQELNKRILYVPESTVYHLESKTPGRSKAIRHNRTTFFERWGEAVRPDDQTFFEADGFRVREYVKRGNDPDGPTASYIPVLETEGGERAWAPPAGASAPQAGLNVGFVCIWHVRGIALQTLQIMRTLETAGGFAAHALARWEADKFTEHPPVDHPRVMNGGDDPGPEECVAWARERRLDAVFFMEVHPRDWKRVDALQAAGFRVFAYENLDVLRLEFLDRYARFDGFFHNTFETGRVFRRTHPQVPSLVVPWGIPEALFPPAPPRPAAGGFLRFVHVAGWGGINNRKNTDGLLRAWAKANPANAVLRLHTQAPAEQYGPESARILRACRNIELREGTVENIHAAYADADMLLWPSKREGLGLPIVEALACGLPVLISDGYLMKQWVLPGEHGLVCPASPQEGMMYLPEMRVDEDALAAMIRDLAAHPERVAAMAENVRRDRHLWLWTWQPDVLAGQLRAWLEDPAAPPDPELGYLPESIRDFERKRRAAFGEQ from the coding sequence ATGGAATTCTCGGGCGAACGCTGCATCCCCGGCCGCAAGGGGCTGGAACTGCTCGAACTGGAGCACCGGGCGCGCTATGCGGCCGTGGCGGCCCGGTGCGCGGGGGGGCGCGTGCTGGACCTGGGCGCCGGCGCGGGCTACGGCACGGACATGCTGGCCGCCTCCGCCGCCCACGTGCTCGGGGTGGACATTTCCGAAGAGGCGGTTTCCTTTGCCACGGAGGCCTACGGCCGGGGGAACGCGCGGTTTGTCCAGGCGGACCTCTGCGCCGACGACTTCGCGGACATTGTCCGCGCGGCGCATCCCGAACCCTTCGACGCCGTGACCTGCTTCGAGGTCATCGAGCATGTCGCCCAGCCGCAGAAACTCCTGCGCGCCGTGCGGTCCCTCCTCGCGCCGGACGGGCTCTTTTTCGTCTCGACGCCGAACATTGACTACGCCTTCGACATGGAGGCGGTGAACCCGCACCATGTGATCGAGTACAACCTGCCCGAATTCGAGCGCTGCCTGGGCGCGGAGTTCCGCCACGTCGCCGTCACGGGCCAGAAGGTCCACCTCATCTCCACCGTGGGCTGCGCCGACGGCGACGCGGTGACCTTCACCGACTGGCGCGACTACGGCGATGAGAACCACGTCAAGTATTACGCGGCGGTCTGCACCAACGCCGCCACCGCCCCGCCCCCCCTCCGGATCGCCCTGCGCACCAGCGACGCGCACCTGAAAATCCTCCAGTCCAAACTGCGCGAGGTGCGGAAGGACCAGGAGGTGAAAGGCCAGCGCATCCGGCTGCTGGAGGCCCACCTGGCGGAAAGGAAGGACGCGGGGGAGGCGGCGCGGCAGGACGAGGTGCGCCTGTTGCGGGAGGACCTGGCGCGGACACAGGGGGACCTGGCGCGGACACAGGAGCAACTGGCACGGATGGAGGAGGAACTGCGGGAAGTCCACGAGGACAGGAAACAGTTTCACGAGTCCCTGCGCCAGGCCCGCGACATGCACCTGCGCATCCAGGAGGACCTGCGCCGCGTGGAGGAGGAGGGGACCATGGGCGCGGTGAAGCGGATCAACCAGCTCCGTCGAGATTTCGAGGCCTTCAAGAACCACCCGGCGGTCCGCCGCCTGCTCCGCCTGCGCACGCCGGGGCTGAAGCTGCTGGGCCTGCTCGGTTTGGGGCCGGGGCGCATCGCGCCCCTGGCTGCGGGGCCGTCCCGTCCCGCACCGCAGCCCGAGGTTCCGGAAAAGCGGGAAGACCCCCGCCCTTTTGACCAACTCCTCCAGGACCGGACCCTCTGCCGCAACGGCAAGGACATGCCGATCCTGGGGGAGAAGACGGTGGAGCGCCTGCGCGGGGAGCTGATGCGGCGGCCGCAGGACACGCTGGTCAGCGTGATCATGCCCGCGTGGAACCGCGCCGAGACCATCGGCCGCGCCGTTGAGAGCGTGCTGGCCCAGTCCTACGCGAACTGGGAGTTGATCGTGGTGGATGACGGCAGCGACGACGGGACGCCGGAGGCCGTGCAGGCGTTCCGCGCGGCCAACCCGAAAATCCGGCTGCTGCGCATCGCCCACGAGGGGGTGTCCGCCGCCCGCGACGCCGGGTTGCGCGAGGCAAAGGGGGGAATCATCGCCTACCTCGACTCCGACAACCGGTGGCTCCCCGACTACCTGCTGTTCTCCGTGCATGCGCTGCTGGAGACAGGGGCCAAGTGCGGGTATTCGGTCCTGGAGATCGTGGACGAGGACCAGCGGAACGCGGTCAGCCACCGCGCGCGCCGCTTCGACCTCGACGCGCTGCTGAAGAACAACTACATAGACATCAACATCTACGTCCACCGCCGGGAGCTGTTCGAGGAGCTGGGCGGCTTCGACCACACCCTCCGCCGCTGGGTGGACTGGGACGTCATCCTCCGCCAGACGACGCGGCATGACCCGGTCCAGATTCCCGCCGCCCTGTGCGTTTACTACCGCAAAAAGAAGCTCAACCAGATCACGCTGGAGGAGCCCCAGGCCTACAAGTTCAAGGTGCTCAACAAGCACCTCATTGACTGGGAGGAGCTGGAGCGCGACGCCCCCGACCGCGAGGCGGGCCGCGTCTCCATCATCATCCCCGTGTACAACCTGCCCGACCTCACCCGCGCCTGCGTCGAGTCCATCCACGCCCATTCCGGGGCCTTGGATTACGAGGTGGTGCTGGTGGACAACGGCAGCACGATGGACGCCTCCGCCGCCCTCCGCGCGCTGGCGGAGCATCCCCGCGTGTTCCTCCTCACCAACTACGAGAACTACATGTTCGCCCTGGGAAACAACCTCGGCGCGGCGGGCTCGTCGGGCGACATCCTCGTCTTCCTCAACAACGACACCCGTGTGACCCCCGGCTGGCTCGAGACGCTCACCGCGCCCCTGCGGGAGGACCCGTCCGTCGGCATGGCGGGGCCGAAGCTGCTCTACGAGGACGGCACGGTGCAGGCGGCGGGCATGGCCTTCTCCGACCGCTCCGTCATCCCCTACCACATCTACCAGGGCATGCCGGGCGATGCCCCCTGCGTCAACAAGCGCCGGACCTTCCAGGCCCTCACGGCGGCCTGCGTCGCCCTGCGCGCGGAGGACTTCCTCCGCCTGCGCGGCTTCGACCCGCTGTACGTCAACGGCGGCGAGGACCTGGACCTCTGCTTCCGCGTGACGCAGGAGCTGAATAAGAGAATCCTCTACGTCCCCGAGTCCACGGTCTACCACCTCGAAAGCAAGACCCCCGGACGCTCCAAGGCCATCCGCCACAACCGCACCACCTTCTTCGAGCGGTGGGGCGAGGCCGTCCGCCCGGACGACCAGACCTTCTTCGAAGCGGACGGGTTCCGCGTGCGCGAGTACGTCAAGCGCGGAAACGACCCCGACGGGCCCACGGCCTCCTACATCCCCGTGCTGGAGACGGAGGGGGGGGAGCGGGCGTGGGCGCCCCCGGCCGGGGCGTCCGCACCGCAGGCGGGGCTCAACGTCGGGTTCGTCTGCATCTGGCATGTCCGGGGGATCGCGCTGCAGACGCTGCAGATCATGCGCACGCTGGAGACGGCAGGAGGATTTGCCGCCCATGCGCTGGCCCGCTGGGAGGCGGACAAGTTCACCGAGCACCCGCCGGTGGACCACCCGCGCGTCATGAACGGCGGCGACGACCCCGGCCCCGAGGAGTGCGTGGCCTGGGCCAGGGAGCGGCGGCTGGACGCGGTCTTTTTCATGGAGGTTCACCCCCGCGACTGGAAGCGGGTGGACGCCTTGCAAGCGGCCGGGTTCCGGGTGTTTGCCTATGAGAATCTCGATGTGCTGCGGCTGGAGTTTCTGGACCGCTACGCCCGTTTCGACGGGTTTTTCCACAACACCTTCGAGACAGGGCGCGTTTTCCGGCGCACCCACCCCCAGGTTCCATCGCTGGTCGTTCCCTGGGGGATTCCCGAGGCCCTTTTTCCCCCCGCGCCGCCGCGACCGGCGGCGGGCGGCTTCCTGCGTTTTGTGCATGTCGCGGGCTGGGGCGGGATCAACAACCGGAAGAACACCGACGGCCTCCTCCGCGCGTGGGCCAAGGCGAACCCGGCGAACGCCGTGCTGCGCCTGCACACGCAGGCGCCGGCGGAGCAGTACGGGCCGGAAAGCGCGCGCATCCTGCGCGCCTGCCGGAACATCGAACTGCGCGAGGGCACGGTGGAGAACATCCACGCCGCCTACGCGGACGCGGACATGCTGCTGTGGCCGTCCAAGCGCGAGGGGCTCGGGCTCCCCATTGTCGAGGCCCTGGCCTGCGGGCTCCCTGTCCTGATTTCCGACGGCTATCTGATGAAGCAGTGGGTCCTTCCCGGCGAGCACGGGCTGGTCTGCCCGGCGTCCCCGCAGGAGGGCATGATGTACCTGCCGGAGATGCGGGTGGACGAGGATGCTTTGGCGGCGATGATCCGCGACCTGGCGGCGCACCCGGAGCGCGTGGCGGCGATGGCTGAAAACGTCCGGCGGGACCGTCATCTGTGGCTGTGGACCTGGCAGCCCGACGTGCTGGCCGGGCAGCTCCGCGCCTGGCTGGAGGATCCCGCCGCGCCGCCGGACCCGGAGCTGGGCTATCTCCCGGAAAGCATCCGCGATTTTGAGCGGAAACGCCGCGCGGCTTTTGGAGAGCAATGA
- a CDS encoding bifunctional nuclease family protein, with the protein MIEVNVLGAYALDEENTPTVLLQAGDRVLPISVGPFEAAAISLGVRGQKPLRPMTHDLVLNILAGLRGTLKSVTVYKFEEGTFFAYLTVEQVDAAGQVEQVLRIDTRPSDGIAVAVRAKCPVFVADEVFDAAGQDVAILSSLGLPGGQTDRETESETESETEPSYGEEESPEEETGQEPDDGGDDEDPDEPDDFDEEGF; encoded by the coding sequence ATGATAGAAGTGAACGTGCTGGGTGCCTACGCGCTGGACGAGGAAAACACCCCCACGGTGCTGCTTCAGGCCGGGGACCGGGTGCTTCCGATCAGCGTGGGCCCCTTTGAGGCGGCGGCCATCAGTCTGGGCGTCCGCGGGCAGAAGCCCCTGCGCCCCATGACGCACGACCTGGTGCTGAACATTCTGGCGGGGCTGCGCGGAACGCTGAAGTCGGTGACGGTGTACAAGTTCGAGGAGGGGACCTTCTTCGCCTACCTGACGGTGGAGCAGGTGGACGCCGCCGGGCAGGTGGAGCAGGTGCTGCGCATTGACACGCGCCCCAGCGACGGCATCGCCGTCGCCGTCCGCGCGAAGTGCCCCGTGTTCGTGGCGGACGAGGTCTTCGACGCCGCCGGACAGGACGTTGCCATCCTGTCCAGTCTGGGCCTGCCGGGGGGACAGACGGACCGGGAGACGGAGTCCGAGACGGAGTCCGAGACGGAGCCGTCCTACGGGGAGGAGGAGTCCCCGGAGGAGGAGACCGGCCAGGAACCGGACGACGGCGGCGACGACGAGGACCCGGACGAGCCCGACGACTTCGATGAGGAAGGGTTCTAG
- a CDS encoding NAD(P)H-dependent oxidoreductase subunit E: MTAAAVDTETLVRDVVARYADARAGLIPILQDIQAAVGFISPQALRALERETGISANESYGVATFYTQFRFTAPGKHRIQVCNGTACHVRAAARITEELCRYLGVAVGGTTPEGEFSLERVACLGCCALSPVLTVDGKVYAGVTPKKMQRILKEYGFERKAGKS; this comes from the coding sequence ATGACGGCAGCAGCTGTGGACACGGAAACACTGGTCAGGGACGTGGTCGCGCGGTACGCGGACGCGCGGGCGGGGCTGATCCCCATCCTTCAGGACATCCAGGCCGCGGTGGGGTTTATCTCGCCGCAGGCGCTGCGCGCCCTGGAGCGGGAGACGGGCATCTCGGCAAACGAGTCCTACGGGGTGGCGACCTTCTACACCCAGTTCCGCTTCACCGCCCCCGGAAAGCACCGCATCCAGGTGTGCAACGGCACGGCGTGCCATGTGCGGGCCGCGGCGAGGATCACCGAGGAGTTGTGCCGCTATCTGGGCGTCGCCGTGGGCGGCACCACGCCCGAGGGGGAGTTCAGCCTGGAACGGGTGGCCTGTCTGGGCTGCTGCGCCCTTTCCCCCGTGCTCACGGTGGACGGCAAGGTCTACGCCGGGGTGACCCCCAAGAAAATGCAGCGGATTCTCAAGGAATACGGGTTCGAAAGAAAGGCCGGGAAGTCATGA
- a CDS encoding 4'-phosphopantetheinyl transferase superfamily protein: protein MRDARPFLRSLSALDAPEETPPSPAATAEDAMLLRAVRRPDTPDLLERMERELAPEDRNAAAALPHPDRRAEFTAGHWMRARALREDPALRTSLSHAGGWVVLAAGARGPLGVDVEAVRPRAGVERIAARFFTPAEHACLAASAEPGRTLLFYALWTAKEARVKALPHRENAPPHGPGILALMEADLSRAPETTAFGTVALPVPGGALHWFWWPETAPGTPRLLGACLCPNGTGCIRFIREMP, encoded by the coding sequence GTGAGGGACGCCCGCCCTTTTCTGCGCAGCCTCTCCGCGCTGGACGCGCCGGAGGAAACGCCCCCCTCCCCCGCCGCAACGGCGGAGGACGCCATGCTTCTGCGGGCGGTCAGGCGGCCTGACACCCCCGACCTGCTGGAGCGTATGGAGAGGGAACTGGCCCCGGAGGACCGCAACGCGGCCGCCGCGCTTCCCCATCCCGACCGGCGCGCCGAGTTCACCGCCGGACACTGGATGCGCGCGCGCGCACTGCGCGAAGACCCCGCGCTCCGCACCAGCCTGAGCCACGCGGGCGGGTGGGTGGTCCTCGCCGCGGGCGCGCGCGGCCCCCTGGGCGTGGATGTGGAGGCCGTCCGTCCCCGCGCCGGGGTGGAACGGATCGCGGCGCGGTTCTTCACCCCCGCCGAGCATGCCTGCCTCGCCGCCAGCGCGGAGCCGGGGAGGACCCTGCTGTTCTACGCCCTGTGGACGGCCAAGGAGGCCCGCGTCAAGGCCCTGCCGCACCGGGAGAACGCGCCCCCGCACGGTCCGGGCATCCTGGCGCTGATGGAGGCCGACCTGTCGCGCGCGCCGGAAACCACGGCATTCGGCACAGTGGCGCTGCCGGTGCCGGGCGGCGCGCTGCACTGGTTCTGGTGGCCCGAAACGGCCCCCGGCACGCCGCGCCTCCTTGGTGCCTGCCTCTGCCCCAACGGAACGGGATGCATCCGTTTCATCCGGGAGATGCCGTAG
- a CDS encoding SDR family oxidoreductase gives MKILVAGGAGYVGSVLAPMLQERGHEVTVADQCWFGNRLPASVPVVETDLFALDDAALAGFDRVVFLAGLSNDPMAEYDPAMNFIQNGALPAYLAFRAKQAGVGRFIYGSSCSVYGYTLDKLYNEDAPVTCPYPYGISKLQGERGVLQMGEDGFSVIALRQGTVNGHSPRMRFDLIVNTMCKSARTTGRITVNNPAIWRPLIDVRDTSEAFLRAVEADPGVSGVFNVAKDNYTVGQVAERVAEALKRLTGQSTEIEVLHRHDLRNYKVDCAQARAVLGFSPQRDIEEMVLSLHEHWDEYGDPEEERYHNIRVFKRLHPGLSAPVSLLPGT, from the coding sequence ATGAAGATACTGGTTGCGGGCGGCGCGGGATACGTCGGGTCGGTGCTTGCGCCGATGCTCCAGGAGCGCGGGCATGAGGTGACGGTGGCGGACCAGTGCTGGTTCGGCAACCGGCTCCCCGCGTCGGTGCCCGTGGTGGAGACGGACCTTTTCGCGCTGGACGACGCGGCGCTGGCGGGGTTTGACCGGGTGGTTTTTCTGGCGGGCCTGTCCAACGACCCGATGGCGGAGTACGACCCCGCCATGAACTTCATCCAGAACGGGGCGCTGCCCGCGTATCTGGCGTTCCGGGCGAAGCAGGCGGGCGTGGGCCGCTTCATCTACGGGTCGTCCTGCTCGGTCTACGGGTACACGCTGGACAAGCTGTACAACGAGGACGCGCCGGTCACCTGCCCCTATCCCTACGGCATCTCGAAGCTCCAGGGGGAGCGCGGGGTGCTCCAGATGGGCGAGGACGGGTTTTCGGTCATCGCCCTGCGCCAGGGCACGGTCAACGGCCACAGCCCGCGCATGCGCTTTGATCTCATCGTGAACACCATGTGCAAGAGCGCCCGCACCACGGGGCGGATCACGGTGAACAACCCGGCTATCTGGCGGCCCCTGATAGACGTGCGCGACACGTCGGAGGCGTTCCTCCGCGCCGTGGAGGCCGACCCCGGCGTCAGTGGCGTGTTCAACGTGGCGAAGGACAACTACACCGTCGGCCAGGTGGCGGAGCGGGTCGCGGAGGCGCTGAAGCGGCTCACGGGCCAGTCCACGGAGATCGAGGTGCTGCACCGGCACGACCTGCGCAACTACAAGGTGGACTGCGCCCAGGCCCGCGCCGTGCTGGGGTTCTCCCCGCAGCGCGACATCGAAGAGATGGTGCTCTCCCTGCACGAGCACTGGGACGAGTACGGCGACCCGGAAGAGGAGCGCTACCACAACATCCGCGTGTTCAAGCGCCTGCACCCGGGGCTGAGCGCCCCCGTGTCCCTCCTGCCGGGGACGTGA